Genomic segment of Apium graveolens cultivar Ventura unplaced genomic scaffold, ASM990537v1 ctg8785, whole genome shotgun sequence:
AACCCTTCTCAGAGATTTTCAGATTAGGTATTTTTTTACATAGCTTTTCTCTGTATTTATACAATCTTGTAATTATTTCAGATTATCTTGTTTTAATGGTGTAACAAAACTATTGTTACATATCTTCTTTGAATTGTGCATGCATGGATTGCAGAACCAGACACTAGTACGACTAAACGTTAGCAGCAGCAGCATCTGTTTGGAAAATCAAGAAGGTCTTGTCTATATACATATAATTTTATTTGCAAATGGTTCTTTCACTCATTATTAAATAGATCTATATATATGTAGTGTTTTTTATTTAAGGCATGTTGTTTATGATGAAACAATCCCCCTTTTTGACTCCTATTAGCTTTTATTGTTTTTTTACATGCTATATCAACTTGGTAATATCTTATTTTTCTTTAGCTTGTATAGAAAATGTCTTGTTAATTCTTTTATTATTAGATAGaaagaagaaattaaaaagataaTTTACTCAAATATACtatttgttatttattttttCCTTATTATACACCCCTTTAATTGGATGGAGATTCATAATTGGATAGAGACCcattttttcttttaattttaagGTGCATACCTTAATtgaaattaaaatcaaattatttttattgtaaATGAAAATACACTGAAAATAAATATGTTGATAAGTTATTTAAAGTTATGTTACTcaaatatattaattatttttcaccTATTAATGGTGGTGCATACACCTGAATTGAAATATTTACATTCTATCACAAAATTATAATGGCAATGCAGGAAGATTTTGTTACTCTGCAAGATGTTGCTAATCGATCTAATTGTCATGCGACCACTAGTGCTCTTCCTGGTTCTGGTAATTCCTCAAAGCTTTTCTTACAAAATATTTATTAGTAAAAAGGAATACATGATTTGagtattattgtcaaatctggAAATTAATGATTTACATGCATGCCTGCAGGCAGGGGCAGTACTGGTGCCTTCAAGTTTGATGTTTAACTACTGGCACAGTAGAGGTAAGAGTATAGAACAAGATGTGAGGCTGTTTTCGCAAAACCTTCAACAGGAAATACTTTATGGGGTTGGAGTGAAGGCGGATTTGTTTTCACCACTGCAATCATCAGCAAACAACCTGGCAAGAATCCTAAGTTCCCGTGTGAATGCAACACAACTACCGATTCCCGTCATTGAATTTGAGGTATATTTGTTTCTTTATGTGTCTCTCGAGCTGCAATATGAAATCGCATAGCTAGATACTTGCAATTTATGAAGCCTGGACACTTAGGTCACATACCGAGTCTCCGTGCCAAATACTCGAACACACGTTTCCGCGTATCGGACACAGACACTTGGGGCACATGCCGAGTCTCTGTGTCGGATACTCGCACACACGTTTCCGTATCGGACATACAGATTCTCTCACAACaccaatttaaaattttattttgagAAGTTGTAGTTAAATACTATGTCAACAAACTACTTTCGCAAAATACGGACACTTGAGGCACATGCGGACTCTCGGTGTCGGATACTCGGACACACGTTTGCAGTATGGAACACATAACaccaatttaaaattttatcttgAGAAGTTGTAGTCAAATACTATGTCAACGAACTACTTTCACAAAATAAAGTATCCATGTCTTTTCTTTGAAACAAAGTATCCCCGTCTTTTTTGTTATTACAAAAGTATCGATTCATAATCATTTTTGTTTTTTGTGTTTTAGATTTGGTTCATTCTTCATGCAATATTTGACTTTGTTGATAGGTTTTAATATGTTTAACATGAAATCTATAATTGTTTCTATTTATATACGCCGTGTTCACTACGTGAACTTtcatattattatatttttccAAATACAGTATTCCCCCATTCGCACTACCGCACCCGTATTCTTACTTCATACCTTGTTAGGCTTGCTGTTGATTAATTAATTGACCTTATATAAATGTTGTAATTTATACTATGTTACTCAGGTATTGTATAGATgtcaaaaaaattaatttttttatttgttttgaggtAGGAATTTATAAAGGAATGTAAGATATAATGGGATAACTATTTGGCATTTGTCATTCATACTTGTAGGTGGCTCCTCTGTTATTTCAAGCATTCTCAACGATTCCATATGTGTCTCAAGTATCATTCATTGGAAAAGATGGTTTGTTATTTTCATATTACAATGGAGCCAATCAGCAACCTGTTGCAGTTTATACAAACACCTCATTATTTCCGGTGGACAAGGAAATGGCTTTAGAAAATTATAACCTCACTTGCTATTCTCAGCCTGTGAATCGCGAAAACGGGGAATTATTTGGAATTGTTACTTTGCATCCGTGTACATCGCTTGTTCCATCAATCCTAGTGGCCCTGGATAGTGCAAATGGAAATTCTTCAGTAGGACATTCGTGGATTGATAGCCAAGATATTTTGTTCTTTAACACCGCTCTTATGGATGGGAGAGGAGCAGTATCTATGGGGTTTGAAACAAAGGGGATAGTGCAATCCTTAAGTGGAAACATCAGAAATGATGGGAGCTTGTTTTTGGCTACGAAGGATGGGCAAGTACTTAACAAAGCAAACATTCAGAACACTAGAATTGTTATTGACAGTAACAATTCTGTTGCATTTGTGTTGTCAAATCAAAGCGGTGATAAATTAGAGGGCCATATTGTTGGCAATCTTACATGCCAAGAAAACGATGGCACACTACAACCTAAGACTATCACCGCTTCTGGAACAAAGTATGATGCATATTGTTCTCAAGTTGAAATCCTTGGGGTAGATACGGTATGTATATCTTCTTTACTTGTTATTTTTCAATATTAAGATAATTATTTGCTAATTTTAATAGATTTTGAAATGATTTAATCAAGATTAATTACATTGATGTAAAACCATTTTACTTGAACTGGTTTCTAACATTGCAAGTGAACATAAACTAAACACATCATTCACATTTACATATTTCTTGTAAATATATAGTCATGTAAAAGATCTCAACTTTTACTTATCATTTTATTTGCAGGTTTTCTTATTGGCTATGCCACTTGAGGGACCAGAGAGATCCCTGCACAAACACTTCAGTATATCGTACCAGTATCTTTTTGCGACGATCGGCCTAATATTCGTTCTAACTGTTCTTTTTGTTGTCATAGTTGTTGTAGCATTAAAAAGAGTGATACAGTTGGGTGTTGCATTAAGGAAACAAAAGGATGCAACAGCTCAAGTAGAAAGGAAATGTATCCAGAAGAGTACAAACTACGCAAGTGCAAGCCATGATGTCCGTGGCTCTCTAGCAGGGATTGCCGGTCTAATAGAAATAGCCCTGATTCAAGTTGATCGTGGATCTGATTTGGAGGCAAATATAATGCGCATGAAAACTTGTTCCGACGATCTTTTAGGTATAATAAGACATGTAATTTTATTTACCaaaattgtaatatattagtaCGTGAATAATGTTTCTTTGTTTTGTAGCTATTCTGAACAACATACTGGACAGAAGTAAGCTAGAAGCCGGAAAAGTCCCCCTTGACGAAGAAGAATTTGAAGTGTCGAAGTTAATTGAGGATGTCACTGACTTGTTTCATGCTGTTGGGATCAAGAAAGGCGTTGATGTTGTGTTGGATCTCAGTGATGGTTCTGTCAACAAGTTTGATCACGTTAAAGGTGATCGTAAAAAGCTGAGACAGGTACTATCAAATTTACTAAGTAATGCTGTAAAATTTACCTCGGAAGGGTATGTTTCGGTAAGAGCATATGCTAGAAAACCAAGAAGTTCTAGTTCAAGACTCAATTCAACTAGGAAAGGTCCCTGGTCATGGTTATTATGGATTCTAGGGATTGAAGCCTGTACCGATTATGGAACAACTGTGAACAGTTTTCAAAAGAATGAAAATTGCGTGGAGTTTATCTTTGAGGTCGATGATACAGGAGTCGGCATTCCCAAAGATAAACAAGAAACTGTTTTTGATAATTACGCCCAAATCAAGGAGACATCAGCTGGAAAAGAGGGCACGGGCCTCGGACTTGGTATCGTTCAATCTTTGGTACGTATAACTCGCTTATAATGCAAATTTATACGCTATTAGTGGTCCTACCATATGCAAAGAATGCTTGTGCATTACTGAAAATTTTAATCTGTTATTTTTTATCAGGTACGCTTAATGGGCGGGGATATAGAGATTGTTGATAAAGATGCGTGCAAAAGAGGGACTTGCTTCAAGTTCAACACGTATTTTTCTGTATGTGAAACAGACCAGAGGATTAGCAGTGGAAGAGATCAATCTGACGATATTGAAAGTGTCGGTGGTCGCATGTCATCTGGTGAATCCTATTCAGCTCGAAGTCTGAACTTAATTATCAGCCCAAACACTGAAGGATCCCAAGTTGTGATCTTCATTAAAAATGAAGAAAGGCGGAAAGTTTGTAAGAAATTCTACGAAAGACAAGGACTCAAAGTGTTGGTCACGAGGAACATTGAAGAACTTTCGACTACTTTAAAGAAAATCAGGAACAAGGGAGTTCTTTCTTCAAGCCGTTCTTCCAAGAGGTCtgatgcacttcttcaagctataACTGTACCTCGCAATTCAAGTACAAGATCCAAAGAAGTGCCGTTGAGTTCTCTAGATGGAACTGATCAGGAGATTCCCCCCACGCATAGAAGGTCAACCACGAGAGGAAGTGTTGTTCCAAGCTTTATACTGATTGTGATTGATACGGATGGTGCACCATTCCGTGAGCTTAGCAGAGTTGTAGCAGAATTCAGGAAAAACATTGCTACAGGTTTTAACAGTGTCGTCTGGCTAGATAGACCTGGATCTAATAATATTCAGCTACAAGGCCTCAGTGAAGACAAACTTCCTGCAAGCGATATCATCATCTCCCAGCCTTTCCACGGATCACGTCTGTATCAAGTACTAAAGCTTCTTCCCGAGTTTGGGGGAGAGATGCCAGAGGCCACCCCAGCATCGATACATAGCGAGACACTAACCATCAGCTCGGAAACAACTACTGCCGTCAATGAAGCTAGTACTTCTGTATCTCAGACAAGGCCAGTTGCATCATCTTCTTTAGAAATTAAAGAAGCTGATAAACCATTGAGTGGGAAGAAAGTGCTGCTTGTAGAGGATGAGCCACTGCTTCAAAAAATTGCTACTACCATTCTTTCTATGCTTGGGGCAATTACTGAAGTATGCGCTAATGGGCAAGAGGCTGTGCTGACTGTCTGCGAAGCCCTTAATGGTCAAAGGGCATCTCATGTTTTGCCTTACGATTGCATTTTCATGGACTGCGAGGTACTTATTTGATGTCTTATTTATTATATCTTGTGGCTAATTATCGAATATTTAAAAAAACATTATGAAATTGCAGAATGTTGTTCTTAAGCAACATTACACATGACACACGCACATTTTCATCACACGTGCACAAAAACGATATGAACATACGTATTAACAATGATGTTAAATATTAATCAGATGCCAGTCATGAATGGAATCGAAGCAACCAGGCGCATCAGAGAAGAAGAGGCTAAATTCAAAGTGCACATACCCATTTTTGCTGTGAGTGCACACACAGATGGTGAAGAGATACGGCTAATGAAAGATGCGGGAGTGGATTACAACTTGTCCAAACCCTTGAATGTCGCAAGGATTGAAGAAGTTACCAAACTTTTTCTCGACAACTAAGAAAGTTATAGGGTAAGAACTTCATTCATGTATCTCCAGTGACTAAATATGTACCTGTAGTCATGTATGATTGATGAGGCTTTGTTGTACAGAGGATTCATTTACTTTTAAACATTACATGGGTTTTATATTTCTTAAGTTGAATTTAATCGACTTAATTTCAGTTTTTCAATGTATTCATCTCACATCATGTGTAAAAGATAAATTAGTTTATATTCTGTCCATGCTCAAAATCAATTTATGTATTCTGGTCTTTGAGCCAGACCCTTATTTATGATGAAGTTAAGTAATTAATCAGACTACTTAACATTAGATTGTTACCTTATGCATTGCCCTGCTATAAAAATTAAAGCAGCCTTATAGAGACAATGACAACCTGTAACTTGTAAGTTCCCTGTCATGCTATAACGAGTTTTTACCTGCAGAAGCTTGTAACATACATGCATGGAATCTAATTACACATGATTGTAGAAGACGTATGTGGAAGCTTTACAACTTTTAGATTATTCCTTTCAGAAGCTTCTTATGCTTAGTACCAGTGTGCTAAAGTCAATTATGTGGTTATAACCTTTCAGAATGTTCAGACGTAGTTCAAGTTTTCGTAGCttaattattatcataattgtaCTTATCTGAAAATTGATTAGGCATAAACTTCTGCTATAACCTTGTTATGTGAAGTTGAGACATATAATTTAAGTAATGTCAAAAAGTTTTTTGCCCTGTCTTCCTGCCAACAGTGGAGGCCTTGGCAGGCTTTAGCTAGCATACGACCACTGCAAGAAAACAAGATTAAATACAACTGATTTAAATACGGACTAAGCAGGACGCTACTTCCTCCTACTGTATTATCATTAATAttgtttttgaaataaaaaagAGATTTCATTTGTAAAAGAACAAATGGGTAGCAATTCACCCATTTGCTTGACTTCCGGTATTTCTTTATATTCGGTAGAAAAACATTCTCACGATCGATAATTTGTAAGTCTGAGTATTACTCTGATAGGCTTGGTGGTTAGTTTTAATACTGATGCTTCTGGTTCGGATCACGATCTGTGTTCATCAAACGCCACTGAAAGTGAAAGTGAAAGCAAAAGCGATGACAGCAACAGCCAACAGGAAGGGGAGATGTTCAGAAAGAAACTATATATGTGGGATTCCTTGTACAAACTCATTGATATCACCATGTTTACAAAATATCTCATTTTATTGCAAAGTTTCGAGCACTGTGTTTAGTTTAGATCATTAACAAACGATATTCGTGACATCCGTGATATGTAAAATGAGATATTTTGTAAACACAGTGCTCGGAGCTGGTCTTGAAAAAATCCTTGTAACGTTAATGTcatcttctttttttctttcaaaTCCCTCCTCTTTTCTTATATAGTTGTTCAAATAAGGATTTTGTAATTTTTTCAGAATCTCCGAAAGAAAAGAAAAAACCATAAAATATTTCAATGATAAGAATCTAAATTTTTTTATTGAAATATAATTAACTTGTCGAGAAAAGAAAGTCATTAATTCATTAATTGAAATGCGATATGATATTTAATAAGCTATCATTCTCTTTTTTTCTGTTACTTAAAACTAGGGTTGTTCTCGAACAAGCTCGAGTTCGGCTCGGTAACAGCTCGTTTGGCCTTTTAGAGACAATGACAGCCTGTAACTTGTAAGTTTTCTGTCGTGCTATAAGAAGTTTTTACCTGCAGAAGCTTGTAACATACATGCATGGAATCTAATTACACATGATTGTAGAAGACGTATGTGGAAGCTTTACAACTTTTAGATTATTCCTTTCAGAAGCTTCTTATGCTTAGTACCAGTGTGCTAAAGTCAATTATGTGGTAAAATAAGCATAAACTTATGCTATAACCTTGTTATGTGAAGTTGAGACATATAATTTAAGTAATGTCAAAAAGTTTTTTGCCTGTCTTCCTGCCAACAGTGGAGGCCTTGGCAGGCTTTAGCTAGCATACGACGGACTAAGCAGGATGCTACTTCCTCCTCCTGTATTATCATTAATAttgtttttgaaataaaaatgagATTTCATTTGTAAAAGAACAAATGGGTAGCAATTCATCCATTTGCTTGACTTCCAGTATTTCTTTATATTCGGTAGAAAAACATTCTCATTTTTCTCCTCCGCACACCCTATCTGGTACACATAATATCTAATCACCCCTA
This window contains:
- the LOC141705327 gene encoding histidine kinase CKI1-like, translating into MAMQEDFVTLQDVANRSNCHATTSALPGSGAVLVPSSLMFNYWHSRGKSIEQDVRLFSQNLQQEILYGVGVKADLFSPLQSSANNLARILSSRVNATQLPIPVIEFEVAPLLFQAFSTIPYVSQVSFIGKDGLLFSYYNGANQQPVAVYTNTSLFPVDKEMALENYNLTCYSQPVNRENGELFGIVTLHPCTSLVPSILVALDSANGNSSVGHSWIDSQDILFFNTALMDGRGAVSMGFETKGIVQSLSGNIRNDGSLFLATKDGQVLNKANIQNTRIVIDSNNSVAFVLSNQSGDKLEGHIVGNLTCQENDGTLQPKTITASGTKYDAYCSQVEILGVDTVFLLAMPLEGPERSLHKHFSISYQYLFATIGLIFVLTVLFVVIVVVALKRVIQLGVALRKQKDATAQVERKCIQKSTNYASASHDVRGSLAGIAGLIEIALIQVDRGSDLEANIMRMKTCSDDLLAILNNILDRSKLEAGKVPLDEEEFEVSKLIEDVTDLFHAVGIKKGVDVVLDLSDGSVNKFDHVKGDRKKLRQVLSNLLSNAVKFTSEGYVSVRAYARKPRSSSSRLNSTRKGPWSWLLWILGIEACTDYGTTVNSFQKNENCVEFIFEVDDTGVGIPKDKQETVFDNYAQIKETSAGKEGTGLGLGIVQSLVRLMGGDIEIVDKDACKRGTCFKFNTYFSVCETDQRISSGRDQSDDIESVGGRMSSGESYSARSLNLIISPNTEGSQVVIFIKNEERRKVCKKFYERQGLKVLVTRNIEELSTTLKKIRNKGVLSSSRSSKRSDALLQAITVPRNSSTRSKEVPLSSLDGTDQEIPPTHRRSTTRGSVVPSFILIVIDTDGAPFRELSRVVAEFRKNIATGFNSVVWLDRPGSNNIQLQGLSEDKLPASDIIISQPFHGSRLYQVLKLLPEFGGEMPEATPASIHSETLTISSETTTAVNEASTSVSQTRPVASSSLEIKEADKPLSGKKVLLVEDEPLLQKIATTILSMLGAITEVCANGQEAVLTVCEALNGQRASHVLPYDCIFMDCEMPVMNGIEATRRIREEEAKFKVHIPIFAVSAHTDGEEIRLMKDAGVDYNLSKPLNVARIEEVTKLFLDN